The Saccharothrix variisporea genome has a segment encoding these proteins:
- a CDS encoding L-tyrosine/L-tryptophan isonitrile synthase family protein → MTAVEHVAIGRQASLLARRILALTFRFRRLEHPDDPCGDQPCGQCYDTHENRVLRYVLAGEPVHFVLPAFPAKSRNPEKVVGSLPDLGERISVEFLQSFCEQVSHYHPPGARILICSDGHVFSDILGIPDDDVTAYRDELRRIIDQTGASSVSLYSLDDAFGLTDYDEMRRLLLERFATPVDDLRAEVRMDLGARSMFNGMHRFMVEDQSPLHPEMSRTKLREHCKDFAYRMIQRSRAWGDLVAAEFPDSMRLSIHPQPRHAEKIGFHLIRTRDSWLTPWHGVVVDDGTTMTLVKRAQAERDNASLIWRNGRPSHYVNPEFPPEEIAS, encoded by the coding sequence ATGACCGCAGTCGAGCACGTGGCGATCGGCAGGCAGGCGAGTCTCCTGGCACGCAGGATCCTCGCGCTGACCTTCCGGTTCCGCCGCCTCGAACACCCCGACGACCCGTGCGGCGACCAGCCGTGCGGGCAGTGCTACGACACCCACGAGAACCGCGTGCTGCGCTACGTGCTGGCCGGCGAGCCGGTGCACTTCGTGCTGCCCGCGTTCCCCGCCAAGTCCCGCAACCCGGAGAAGGTCGTCGGTTCGCTGCCCGACCTCGGCGAGCGGATCTCCGTGGAGTTCCTCCAGTCCTTCTGCGAGCAGGTGAGCCACTACCACCCGCCGGGCGCGCGCATCCTGATCTGCTCGGACGGCCACGTCTTCTCCGACATCCTGGGCATCCCGGACGACGACGTGACCGCCTACCGCGACGAGCTGCGCCGCATCATCGACCAGACCGGCGCGAGCTCGGTGTCGCTGTACTCGCTGGACGACGCCTTCGGCCTGACCGACTACGACGAGATGCGCCGGCTGCTGCTGGAGCGCTTCGCCACCCCGGTGGACGACCTGCGCGCCGAGGTGCGCATGGACCTCGGGGCGCGGTCGATGTTCAACGGGATGCACCGGTTCATGGTCGAGGACCAGTCGCCGCTGCACCCGGAGATGAGCCGCACCAAGCTGCGCGAGCACTGCAAGGACTTCGCCTACCGGATGATCCAGCGCAGCCGTGCCTGGGGCGACCTGGTGGCCGCGGAGTTCCCGGACTCGATGCGGCTGTCCATCCACCCGCAGCCCCGGCACGCCGAGAAGATCGGCTTCCACCTCATCCGCACCCGGGACAGCTGGCTCACCCCGTGGCACGGCGTCGTGGTGGACGACGGCACCACGATGACGCTGGTCAAGCGCGCCCAGGCCGAGCGCGACAACGCGTCGCTGATCTGGCGCAACGGCCGTCCGAGCCACTACGTCAACCCCGAGTTCCCGCCGGAGGAGATCGCGTCATGA
- a CDS encoding helix-turn-helix transcriptional regulator has product MPLIEREHLLSQLTDLYATAAAGRGRVALVDGGVASGKTELVDALAEQAAAEGALVLTAACSLAESTIPLGVVNQLCHGADLRLDVAVRDPDASTLRHDDARLLEDVCRLLLDLAADRPLVVVVDDVQFADPLSLQALLYLQRRIRAARVLLVLSGCVSARPAGAAFHAELTRQPHCKHLRLLPLSRDGVGRLLAERFTPEVARRFAAPAHALSGGNPMLVHALADDSLVTQDVPAVGDAFVHAALACLHRSDPRLLDVARAVAVAGPRASTDLVAALADVTPAATRQAVAALAEAGLVDGHEFHHPAVRAAVREDCPPGELTALRHKAARLRHDSGAPAAEVAEHLVAAGEPVEPWAVPVLVAAADEAATHDATAHALDCLDLALASTADPRERAALEADLVRLHWRAKPANTLRYLPSLLDAARNGHLDTADALLLARSLAWHGRYQDAEDVLAAVDAEHSDPDIAADHRATVAWLHHCHPTESAALPQVTGSTGSAPPRLPLDRAEEVLQRARPGDTLLVAAWSALRALISADRLDRAAHWCDRLHEDADRRGTTSWRAVLEDVRAAIALRRGDLAAAQRHATTALDTMSAACWGVAIGSPLAHLVLAATLAGHPEQADEALRRPTPPALRQSAFWPRYLWARGVHYDAADRQQAALADFRAAGDLAVRWDVDDPSGLPWRVDLARVHVRLGRPERARELVTEHLALPGADSPRAKGMGLRALAAACAPKQRQAVLSEAMDLLHASGDRHELAHAFADLSQTGQALGEFGRAKMMGRRALQLAEGCHAGLLRKKLQPLHDALDERDGGAVDGLAALSDAERRVVDLAARGHTNREIGHKLFITVSTVEQHLTRAYRKLGISGRSDLVPIGPTEEVFA; this is encoded by the coding sequence GTGCCACTGATCGAGAGAGAACACCTGCTGTCGCAGCTGACCGACCTCTACGCGACCGCCGCTGCGGGGCGGGGCAGGGTCGCGCTCGTCGACGGCGGTGTGGCCAGCGGCAAGACCGAGCTGGTCGACGCGCTGGCCGAGCAGGCCGCCGCCGAGGGCGCGCTCGTGCTCACCGCGGCCTGCTCGCTCGCCGAGAGCACGATCCCGCTGGGCGTGGTGAACCAGCTGTGCCACGGCGCGGACCTGCGCCTGGACGTGGCCGTCCGCGACCCCGACGCGTCCACCCTGCGCCACGACGACGCCCGGCTGCTGGAGGACGTGTGCCGGCTGCTGCTGGACCTCGCCGCCGACCGGCCGCTGGTGGTCGTCGTGGACGACGTCCAGTTCGCGGATCCCCTGTCGCTACAGGCCCTGCTCTACCTGCAGCGGCGCATCCGCGCGGCCCGAGTGCTGCTCGTGCTGAGCGGGTGCGTGTCGGCGCGGCCGGCGGGTGCCGCGTTCCACGCCGAGCTGACCCGGCAGCCGCACTGCAAGCACCTGCGGCTGTTGCCCCTGTCTCGCGACGGGGTCGGCCGGCTGCTCGCCGAGCGGTTCACGCCCGAGGTGGCACGTCGGTTCGCCGCGCCCGCGCACGCCCTCAGCGGCGGCAACCCCATGCTCGTGCACGCGCTCGCAGATGATTCCCTTGTCACGCAAGACGTCCCGGCGGTCGGGGACGCGTTCGTACACGCCGCTCTCGCGTGCCTGCACCGCAGCGACCCCCGGCTGCTCGACGTGGCGCGGGCGGTCGCCGTGGCCGGTCCGCGGGCGTCCACCGACCTGGTGGCCGCGCTCGCCGACGTCACCCCGGCCGCCACCCGCCAGGCCGTGGCGGCGCTCGCCGAGGCCGGACTGGTCGACGGGCACGAGTTCCACCACCCGGCCGTGCGCGCGGCGGTCCGCGAGGACTGCCCGCCCGGCGAGCTGACCGCGTTGCGGCACAAGGCCGCCCGGCTCCGGCACGACTCCGGTGCACCGGCCGCCGAGGTCGCCGAGCACCTGGTCGCCGCCGGCGAGCCGGTCGAGCCGTGGGCCGTGCCGGTCCTCGTGGCGGCGGCCGACGAAGCCGCGACCCACGACGCCACCGCGCACGCCCTCGACTGCCTGGACCTGGCCCTCGCCTCCACTGCGGACCCACGTGAGCGGGCCGCCCTCGAAGCCGACCTGGTCCGCCTGCACTGGCGCGCCAAGCCCGCCAACACCCTCCGGTACCTGCCCTCCCTGCTCGACGCTGCCCGAAACGGTCACCTCGACACGGCCGACGCCCTGCTGCTGGCACGCTCCCTCGCCTGGCACGGCCGCTACCAGGACGCCGAAGACGTGCTGGCCGCGGTCGATGCCGAGCACTCGGACCCGGACATCGCCGCCGACCACCGCGCCACCGTCGCCTGGCTGCACCACTGCCACCCCACCGAGTCCGCCGCGCTGCCCCAGGTGACCGGCTCGACCGGGTCCGCGCCACCGCGGCTGCCCCTGGACCGCGCCGAAGAAGTGCTCCAGCGCGCCCGCCCCGGCGACACCCTCCTGGTCGCCGCGTGGTCCGCCCTCCGCGCGCTGATCAGCGCCGACCGGCTCGACCGCGCCGCCCACTGGTGCGACCGGCTGCACGAGGACGCCGACCGCCGTGGCACCACGAGCTGGCGCGCGGTCCTCGAAGACGTCCGTGCCGCCATCGCGCTGCGCCGCGGGGACCTCGCGGCGGCCCAGCGGCACGCGACCACCGCGCTGGACACGATGTCCGCCGCGTGTTGGGGCGTCGCCATCGGCTCCCCGCTGGCCCACCTCGTGCTCGCCGCGACCCTCGCGGGCCACCCCGAGCAGGCCGACGAAGCCCTGCGCCGCCCGACGCCGCCGGCGTTGCGGCAGAGCGCGTTCTGGCCCCGGTACCTGTGGGCGCGGGGCGTCCACTACGACGCCGCCGACCGGCAGCAGGCCGCCCTGGCCGACTTCCGCGCCGCCGGTGACCTGGCCGTGCGGTGGGACGTGGACGACCCCTCGGGCCTGCCGTGGCGGGTGGACCTCGCCCGCGTGCACGTCCGCCTGGGCCGACCCGAGCGCGCGCGGGAACTGGTCACCGAGCACCTCGCCCTGCCCGGCGCCGACAGCCCGCGCGCCAAGGGCATGGGCCTGCGCGCGCTGGCCGCCGCGTGCGCGCCCAAGCAGCGCCAGGCGGTGCTGTCCGAGGCCATGGACCTGCTGCACGCCAGCGGCGACCGGCACGAGCTGGCGCACGCGTTCGCCGACCTCAGCCAGACCGGCCAGGCGCTCGGCGAGTTCGGGCGGGCCAAGATGATGGGCAGGCGCGCCCTCCAACTCGCCGAGGGCTGTCACGCCGGGCTGCTGCGGAAGAAGTTGCAACCGCTCCACGACGCGCTGGACGAGCGCGACGGAGGCGCGGTGGACGGGCTCGCCGCCCTGAGCGACGCCGAGCGCCGCGTCGTCGACCTGGCTGCCCGCGGTCACACCAACCGCGAGATCGGGCACAAGCTGTTCATCACGGTCAGCACCGTCGAGCAGCACCTGACCAGGGCCTACCGCAAGCTGGGGATCAGCGGGCGGAGCGACCTGGTGCCGATCGGTCCGACCGAGGAGGTGTTCGCGTGA
- a CDS encoding TauD/TfdA dioxygenase family protein: MTKAHELRVQETPLAPFGRLVTADGPADLRDIAPATLERWTVESKVVVLRGFPLLDKEDLVDYCAQWGEILHWDFGAVLDLVVQEDPKNYLFSRTDVPFHWDGAFAKTAPRYFLFQCVEAPVAGGGGETVFSDSVEVLRRTPEELRREWAGTQVTYRTEKLGYYGGETVSPLLAEHSETGETILRYGEPLDPAKYKNPVWVDIAGKSGADAEAFMTDLRDRMHDPEVCYHHEWQDGDIVAVDNQALLHGRNAFRGNSSRHLQRIQIL; encoded by the coding sequence ATGACCAAGGCACACGAGCTGCGCGTCCAGGAGACGCCACTGGCGCCGTTCGGCCGGCTGGTGACCGCGGACGGCCCCGCCGACCTGCGGGACATCGCGCCCGCCACGCTGGAGCGCTGGACCGTCGAGTCGAAGGTGGTCGTCCTGCGCGGGTTCCCGTTGCTGGACAAGGAAGACCTCGTCGACTACTGCGCCCAGTGGGGCGAGATCCTGCACTGGGACTTCGGCGCCGTGCTCGACCTGGTGGTCCAGGAGGACCCGAAGAACTACCTGTTCAGCCGCACGGACGTGCCGTTCCACTGGGACGGGGCGTTCGCGAAGACGGCCCCGCGCTACTTCCTGTTCCAGTGCGTCGAGGCCCCGGTGGCGGGCGGTGGCGGCGAGACCGTGTTCTCCGACAGCGTCGAGGTGCTGCGCCGCACACCGGAGGAGCTGCGGCGCGAGTGGGCGGGCACGCAGGTCACCTACCGCACCGAGAAGCTCGGCTACTACGGCGGCGAGACGGTGTCCCCGTTGCTGGCCGAGCACTCCGAGACCGGCGAGACGATCCTGCGCTACGGCGAGCCGCTCGACCCGGCCAAGTACAAGAACCCGGTGTGGGTGGACATCGCCGGCAAGTCCGGGGCGGACGCCGAGGCGTTCATGACCGACCTGCGCGACCGGATGCACGACCCGGAGGTCTGCTACCACCACGAGTGGCAGGACGGCGACATCGTCGCGGTGGACAACCAGGCCCTCCTGCACGGCCGCAACGCCTTCCGCGGCAACTCCTCCCGGCACCTCCAGCGCATCCAGATCCTCTAG
- a CDS encoding AfsR/SARP family transcriptional regulator, producing the protein MKFSVLGSTEVVDGGAQLELGGVKQRAILGYLLLHANKVVPTSQILQAMWEGNPPPTARKMVQNAVSGIRRMLAANTDPTTTPLLRTHRPGYQLRVDVHAVDLFVFRSLVRDGRTAIAEGSHALGAERLREALSLWRGRALADLVETGICWSELTALEDERLSALEDRLDAELACGRHREITPELEVLTATEPMRERLCLQFMLALYRSGRQADALRVYRRTREALIDGLGLEPGRGLQELQQRILEHDAAIQVPALVG; encoded by the coding sequence ATGAAGTTCTCCGTTCTCGGGAGCACCGAGGTCGTCGACGGCGGCGCCCAGCTCGAGCTGGGCGGCGTGAAGCAGCGCGCGATCCTCGGTTACCTCCTGCTGCACGCGAACAAGGTCGTGCCGACCAGCCAGATCCTCCAGGCGATGTGGGAGGGCAACCCGCCCCCGACCGCCCGGAAGATGGTCCAGAACGCCGTGTCGGGCATCCGCCGGATGCTCGCCGCCAACACCGATCCGACGACGACCCCCCTCCTGCGCACCCACCGGCCCGGCTACCAGCTGCGGGTCGACGTCCACGCGGTGGACCTGTTCGTGTTCCGCTCGCTGGTGCGCGACGGGCGCACCGCGATCGCCGAGGGCTCCCACGCGCTGGGCGCCGAACGGCTGCGCGAGGCGCTGTCGCTGTGGCGCGGCCGGGCGCTGGCCGACCTGGTGGAGACCGGCATCTGCTGGTCGGAGCTGACCGCCCTGGAGGACGAGCGCCTGTCCGCGCTGGAGGACCGGCTCGACGCCGAACTGGCGTGCGGCCGGCACCGCGAGATCACCCCCGAGCTGGAGGTGCTGACCGCGACCGAACCCATGCGGGAACGGCTGTGCCTGCAGTTCATGCTGGCGCTGTACCGGTCCGGGCGGCAGGCCGACGCGCTGCGCGTCTACCGCCGCACCCGCGAGGCGCTCATCGACGGTCTCGGCCTGGAGCCGGGTCGCGGCCTCCAGGAGCTCCAGCAGCGCATCCTGGAGCACGACGCCGCCATCCAGGTCCCCGCGCTGGTGGGCTGA
- a CDS encoding thioesterase II family protein has protein sequence MSETELWIRRFHPADNAASKLLCLPHAGGSASYFFRVSQELSPGIDVLAVQYPGRQDRQREPGLTSIHELADRLVAAVLPLVDRPIALFGHSMGATLGFEVVRRLEGLGVTPTALFASGRRAPHRKRLERTHLRDDAGLIADVRALAGTDTALLDDEDVVRMVLPAIRSDYTAAETYEFRPGPKLSCPIVALVGDSDPRVTLEEAEGWREHTDASFDLAVHPGGHFYLNDSMPAVLRRITDHTRAAAAR, from the coding sequence ATGTCCGAAACGGAATTGTGGATCCGTCGGTTCCACCCGGCCGACAACGCGGCTTCGAAGCTGCTGTGCCTGCCGCACGCCGGTGGGTCCGCGAGCTACTTCTTCCGCGTCTCCCAAGAACTTTCCCCTGGGATCGACGTCTTGGCCGTGCAGTACCCCGGTCGGCAGGACCGGCAGCGTGAGCCGGGGTTGACCTCGATCCACGAGCTGGCCGACCGCCTGGTGGCGGCCGTGCTCCCGCTCGTCGACCGGCCGATCGCGTTGTTCGGCCACAGCATGGGCGCCACCCTCGGCTTCGAGGTCGTGCGCCGGTTGGAAGGCCTGGGCGTCACGCCCACCGCGCTGTTCGCGTCCGGTCGGCGCGCGCCGCACCGCAAGCGGCTGGAGCGGACGCACCTGCGCGACGACGCCGGTCTGATCGCGGACGTCCGCGCGCTCGCCGGCACCGACACCGCGCTGCTGGACGACGAGGACGTGGTGCGCATGGTGCTGCCCGCGATCCGCTCCGACTACACCGCCGCCGAGACCTACGAGTTCCGGCCCGGCCCGAAGCTGTCGTGCCCGATCGTCGCGCTGGTCGGCGACTCCGACCCGCGCGTGACGCTGGAGGAGGCGGAGGGCTGGCGCGAGCACACCGACGCGTCCTTCGACCTCGCCGTCCACCCGGGCGGCCACTTCTACCTCAACGACTCGATGCCGGCCGTCCTGCGCCGGATCACCGACCACACCCGGGCTGCTGCTGCGAGGTGA
- a CDS encoding cytochrome P450, which yields MTDKCPVHGHEMPLDDDFYASPYAPYALYAALHREGPIHRICLDDQDPAWIVTGYDEVHAGLRDKRLARPREYANPDTFTTKRFPEGEATGTIVTTDPPQHTRLKRMVNFTFLPRNVDTFRPRVDDIVDARLDAIEAAGGGDLVNDYAAVLPITIICDVLGIPENYRAELKHWCDLAFGGDAEINAMTREKLSMFVNDVRKQKAENPTDDLLSYWVHAKNADGEPELTVFEVMSLALLTLLGGYDTTAGMISRGALALLDRPEVLERLRANPDEFDVAVEELLRMHGSVHHGFRRFATEDLEIGGTKVAKGDTVYLHLTAAGNDPKKFPDPQEFDLDRPDKSHMAFGGGPHFCSGSELARIEVVTALRKLFTRFPDIKLAADPTTLRLRNSPLLPAVMHLPVTV from the coding sequence ATGACCGACAAGTGCCCCGTGCACGGGCATGAAATGCCGCTGGACGACGACTTCTACGCCAGCCCGTACGCGCCCTACGCGCTGTACGCCGCCCTGCACCGGGAAGGTCCGATCCACCGGATCTGCCTGGACGACCAGGACCCGGCGTGGATCGTCACCGGCTACGACGAGGTGCACGCCGGCCTGCGGGACAAGCGCCTGGCGCGACCGCGCGAGTACGCCAACCCGGACACCTTCACCACGAAGCGGTTCCCGGAGGGCGAGGCGACCGGCACGATCGTCACCACCGACCCGCCGCAGCACACGCGCCTCAAGCGGATGGTGAACTTCACCTTCCTCCCACGCAACGTCGACACGTTCCGCCCCCGCGTGGACGACATCGTGGACGCCCGCCTGGACGCGATCGAGGCCGCCGGCGGCGGTGACCTGGTCAACGACTACGCGGCCGTCCTGCCGATCACGATCATCTGCGACGTGCTGGGCATCCCGGAGAACTACCGCGCCGAGCTCAAGCACTGGTGCGACCTCGCGTTCGGCGGCGACGCCGAGATCAACGCGATGACCCGCGAGAAGCTGTCGATGTTCGTCAACGACGTGCGCAAGCAGAAGGCGGAGAACCCGACCGACGACCTGCTGTCGTACTGGGTGCACGCCAAGAACGCCGACGGCGAGCCGGAACTGACCGTGTTCGAGGTGATGAGCCTGGCGCTGCTGACGCTGCTGGGCGGCTACGACACCACCGCGGGCATGATCAGCCGGGGCGCGCTGGCCCTGCTGGACCGCCCCGAGGTGCTGGAACGCCTGCGCGCCAACCCCGACGAGTTCGACGTGGCCGTGGAAGAGCTGCTGCGGATGCACGGCTCGGTGCACCACGGGTTCCGCCGGTTCGCCACCGAGGACCTGGAGATCGGCGGCACCAAGGTGGCCAAGGGCGACACGGTGTACCTGCACCTGACGGCCGCGGGCAACGACCCGAAGAAGTTCCCCGACCCGCAGGAGTTCGACCTGGACCGCCCGGACAAGTCGCACATGGCCTTCGGCGGCGGCCCGCACTTCTGCTCGGGTTCGGAGCTGGCGCGCATCGAGGTGGTCACCGCGCTGCGCAAGCTGTTCACCCGGTTCCCGGACATCAAGCTCGCCGCCGACCCGACGACGCTGCGGCTGCGCAACTCGCCGCTGCTGCCCGCGGTGATGCACCTCCCCGTCACCGTCTGA
- a CDS encoding UbiA family prenyltransferase, which yields MTTTESVRLPAPLRLPWLRKLDWSLRIRRVEFFPVWLSVMLVPALLSVETAADLLSGTFALTLVTVLAVVHVADMVNTLADREVDATYKSRLSEAVHGLGVRNVRWQIGVTVVVGAALAVALSAHTGHWDLLPLIAVETALVAQYSVPPLHFKTRGVLQPLVAVVIIIWVPMAIVVRALGGTPDWPLVATVGGIGAALIGIIVVNTAEDLPEDRAHGIRTSVIALGLPRAMVFATGMVTAGGLTALTGLLAEGGPSLGLLPPLAALGFAASHVFGTARLVRGKSEVDGLALLRPRATLVPLQVAATGWATVIAAAFVLAGR from the coding sequence ATGACCACGACCGAGAGCGTCCGGTTACCAGCACCTCTGCGCCTTCCCTGGCTGCGCAAGCTGGACTGGTCGCTGCGCATCCGCCGCGTCGAGTTCTTCCCGGTGTGGCTGTCGGTGATGCTGGTTCCCGCGCTGCTGTCGGTCGAGACGGCCGCCGATCTGCTGTCCGGCACGTTCGCGCTGACCCTGGTGACCGTGCTGGCCGTCGTGCACGTCGCCGACATGGTGAACACGCTGGCCGACCGCGAGGTGGACGCGACCTACAAGTCGCGCCTGTCCGAAGCGGTGCACGGCTTGGGTGTGCGCAACGTCCGGTGGCAGATCGGCGTCACGGTCGTGGTCGGCGCGGCGCTGGCCGTCGCCCTGTCGGCGCACACGGGGCACTGGGACCTGCTGCCGCTGATCGCGGTGGAGACCGCCCTGGTCGCCCAGTACTCGGTGCCGCCGCTGCACTTCAAGACCCGGGGCGTCCTCCAGCCGCTCGTCGCGGTCGTCATCATCATCTGGGTCCCGATGGCGATCGTGGTGCGCGCGCTGGGCGGCACCCCCGACTGGCCGCTGGTGGCGACGGTGGGCGGCATCGGCGCGGCGCTGATCGGCATCATCGTCGTCAACACGGCGGAAGACCTGCCCGAGGACCGCGCCCACGGCATCCGCACGTCCGTCATCGCGCTGGGCCTGCCCCGCGCGATGGTGTTCGCGACCGGCATGGTCACCGCGGGCGGCCTCACCGCCCTCACCGGCCTGCTCGCCGAAGGTGGCCCCTCGCTCGGTCTCCTCCCGCCACTGGCCGCCCTCGGCTTCGCCGCGTCCCACGTCTTCGGCACCGCCCGCCTGGTGCGCGGCAAGTCCGAAGTGGACGGTCTCGCCCTGCTGCGGCCCAGGGCGACGCTCGTCCCGCTCCAGGTCGCCGCCACCGGCTGGGCGACCGTGATCGCCGCCGCTTTCGTGCTCGCCGGCCGGTGA